In a single window of the Micromonospora sp. WMMA1363 genome:
- a CDS encoding helix-turn-helix transcriptional regulator codes for MATANEPNATPPTLQDKINVLVELPLPPEFTSDSLRSPDSVGERVRAIATAAGISESLLNALRLGQRDNPTKATMQKLADLYKVDPAYFTDGALGTEIYRQLRLLQTLAEIKKGHTPQLKVAFRNHFELSDKGATTALQMLEQLRDLEAQHQRPT; via the coding sequence ATGGCCACCGCGAATGAGCCGAATGCCACACCGCCCACCCTTCAGGACAAGATCAACGTACTCGTCGAGCTGCCCCTACCGCCTGAGTTCACATCGGACTCTCTGCGATCCCCCGACAGTGTCGGTGAGCGCGTCAGGGCTATCGCCACGGCTGCTGGGATCTCCGAGTCGCTTCTCAACGCACTGCGCCTCGGACAACGCGACAACCCCACCAAGGCGACGATGCAGAAGCTGGCCGACCTCTACAAAGTAGATCCCGCTTACTTCACCGACGGTGCGCTCGGTACCGAGATATACCGCCAGCTTCGACTTTTGCAAACGTTGGCCGAGATCAAGAAAGGCCACACTCCACAGCTGAAGGTCGCTTTCCGTAACCACTTCGAGCTGTCCGACAAGGGTGCCACCACAGCCTTGCAGATGTTGGAGCAGCTACGCGATCTTGAAGCCCAGCACCAGCGGCCGACGTGA